The following proteins come from a genomic window of Proteiniphilum propionicum:
- a CDS encoding oxidoreductase, producing MSTNIRTGIIGYGLSGRVFHAPFIDVVEGFELSKISTSNPGRQALVEERYPITTVVPNGKGIIDDPEIDLVIVTSPNTGHFRWAREALLAGKHVVVEKPFTINVAEANELIEIAERQKKILTVYHNRRFTSDTKTVKKLLESGILGEIVDYETHFDRYRTEQRPNGAWREEPLPGSGIFYDLGSHLIDQALWFFGMPAAVTAQIDSQRPWAKADDHFDVRLHYSNFIATLKSGMICRIPGPTYMLHGTKGSFVKYGLDVQEATLDSGIIPSGKDWGREPDNIWGSINIEYKGVKIQGKVESEHGDYRDYFINLRDAINGEAELAVKPEEARNVMRIIELAFQSSKERRTIKVL from the coding sequence ATGTCAACCAATATTCGTACAGGCATCATCGGCTACGGACTCTCCGGCCGCGTGTTTCATGCACCTTTCATCGACGTTGTGGAAGGCTTTGAACTTTCAAAAATAAGCACATCAAATCCCGGAAGGCAGGCCCTGGTAGAAGAACGATACCCAATCACAACAGTTGTTCCCAACGGAAAAGGGATCATCGATGATCCAGAGATAGATCTCGTAATCGTTACCTCTCCCAATACCGGTCATTTCCGTTGGGCAAGAGAAGCGTTGCTGGCTGGTAAGCATGTTGTGGTTGAAAAGCCTTTTACTATAAATGTAGCAGAAGCAAACGAGCTTATTGAGATTGCGGAACGACAAAAAAAGATCTTGACAGTTTACCACAATCGCCGTTTCACCAGCGACACCAAGACTGTAAAAAAACTACTTGAAAGCGGAATATTGGGAGAAATTGTTGACTATGAGACCCATTTCGACCGATACCGAACTGAACAACGTCCTAATGGGGCTTGGCGTGAAGAACCTCTTCCCGGATCGGGCATCTTCTACGATCTGGGTTCTCACCTTATCGACCAAGCCTTGTGGTTTTTCGGCATGCCTGCAGCAGTAACGGCGCAAATCGACTCACAGCGGCCTTGGGCAAAGGCTGACGACCATTTCGACGTGCGCCTCCACTATTCCAATTTCATCGCTACTCTGAAATCTGGAATGATCTGCCGGATACCTGGACCCACCTATATGCTTCACGGCACTAAAGGGTCGTTCGTCAAGTATGGGCTCGACGTGCAGGAGGCAACACTCGACAGCGGTATAATACCCTCCGGAAAAGATTGGGGGCGTGAACCGGATAACATCTGGGGCTCCATCAACATCGAATATAAGGGAGTGAAAATACAGGGAAAAGTAGAAAGTGAGCACGGCGATTATCGCGATTATTTCATCAATCTGCGTGATGCTATCAACGGTGAAGCCGAACTGGCCGTAAAACCGGAAGAGGCACGCAACGTAATGAGGATCATTGAACTTGCATTCCAGAGTAGCAAGGAGAGAAGGACCATCAAAGTCTTGTAA
- a CDS encoding glycoside hydrolase 5 family protein — translation MIRPFICLVAGLILSLAVSAQSMMSKEIPFMTPFAPKSAIITDYEHKDTVNAPFSLVRLTNKKVVYMSKENGVMQPFFIKAIETGYWDTRYHPDTDYNKVFADMKGIGANTAYVMLHWEDIETQDNKFDFSFSDKVTNAAAKQGLKIKWILFLHAQRDKVPTEKPETAWTFHLDNRDSANYTMQWPKRNGKVYKDIKSLLEDGGIRPLHVYGHPEIFHRIRRMLYKLAVHYRDDPTVLGIQLGNEEGFSFLDESDFNPVTSALYEEWKLKTNKTDYALFKKDAMDWWWKQFTTAYHEGDPYKIISFNLDAGQAEANDPKRVEMTGTSAATYADGNLDAIGTMLYKHWGEKALLGLDIHYGNMYNYRLPVLIPSEIGIGSFNSLPYFRRFTAQTLERAAQGFGVYCYGEVREELPNKVTEREALTRIFSNITSNVDIIYPGLPGPGYAVLTAKDDNIKISHLNLDGGKTLALIYDLTGIEITDNLEGAKNEDVAIQCSVTMPGKYAIKVYTSKEEKKIEKFFSETNSVFTFTVSDFDKTDLAFIRIEQINSERK, via the coding sequence ATGATACGACCTTTTATTTGTTTAGTCGCCGGATTAATTTTATCCCTGGCAGTCAGCGCTCAGTCTATGATGAGCAAAGAAATTCCTTTTATGACTCCGTTTGCTCCAAAATCGGCAATCATAACAGATTATGAGCACAAAGACACAGTTAACGCACCATTTTCATTAGTACGCCTTACTAACAAGAAAGTTGTTTACATGTCAAAAGAAAATGGTGTGATGCAGCCATTCTTCATAAAAGCTATAGAAACAGGCTATTGGGACACACGCTACCACCCGGATACGGATTACAACAAGGTGTTTGCTGATATGAAGGGGATTGGAGCTAATACCGCTTATGTTATGTTGCATTGGGAAGATATTGAAACACAGGATAATAAATTCGACTTCAGCTTTTCCGATAAAGTAACAAATGCTGCCGCAAAGCAAGGACTCAAAATTAAATGGATACTGTTTCTCCATGCCCAGCGTGACAAAGTGCCGACTGAAAAACCTGAGACAGCATGGACTTTTCACCTCGACAATAGAGATTCGGCCAATTATACAATGCAATGGCCAAAACGAAACGGAAAAGTATATAAAGATATTAAGAGTTTGCTCGAAGATGGCGGAATTCGTCCGCTGCACGTTTACGGGCATCCCGAAATATTTCACCGTATTCGTCGCATGTTATATAAACTGGCGGTACATTATCGCGACGATCCAACAGTATTGGGCATTCAGTTGGGGAACGAGGAAGGATTTAGCTTTTTGGATGAAAGCGACTTTAATCCGGTTACATCAGCACTCTACGAAGAATGGAAGCTAAAGACAAACAAAACAGATTATGCGCTCTTTAAGAAAGATGCTATGGATTGGTGGTGGAAACAATTTACAACTGCCTATCACGAAGGCGACCCCTATAAAATTATCTCTTTTAATTTAGATGCGGGACAAGCGGAAGCCAATGACCCGAAAAGAGTAGAAATGACCGGGACCAGTGCTGCCACTTATGCCGACGGGAACTTAGATGCTATAGGTACAATGCTTTATAAACATTGGGGAGAAAAAGCTCTTTTGGGGTTAGACATACATTACGGAAATATGTATAATTACAGACTGCCTGTACTCATACCATCAGAGATTGGGATAGGATCTTTCAATTCCTTGCCTTACTTCCGCCGATTCACAGCACAAACACTTGAACGTGCTGCGCAAGGATTTGGAGTGTATTGTTACGGAGAGGTAAGAGAAGAACTGCCAAATAAAGTAACAGAAAGAGAAGCATTGACGAGAATATTTTCAAATATCACCAGTAATGTAGACATTATTTACCCGGGTCTACCGGGACCTGGATATGCTGTGCTGACGGCAAAAGACGATAATATAAAAATCAGCCACTTGAATTTAGATGGCGGAAAAACGCTTGCTCTGATATACGACCTTACCGGCATTGAAATTACTGATAATTTAGAAGGGGCTAAGAACGAAGATGTAGCTATCCAATGTTCTGTAACCATGCCCGGGAAATATGCCATTAAGGTATATACCTCCAAAGAAGAAAAAAAAATTGAGAAATTTTTCTCAGAGACAAACAGTGTTTTTACCTTTACTGTTTCTGATTTTGATAAAACGGATTTGGCCTTTATCAGAATAGAACAAATCAATTCAGAAAGAAAATAA
- a CDS encoding LamG domain-containing protein has protein sequence MIRILFTIISVCLLTLNYTPLIAQTKQVKQPKEDETLIYSNPSKPIKLKPGDKHPTQTGWYFFTAHEFKDKDVNPNGVPYGFEDQMKWFKNHAAIDNSKCMRVKKGVLHLLTIEEPDSVVNFFGNTVKYSTYSTQTVAPISPQYWGVFTENMRYEVRMKCGPELGFNHALWFMPENSRYGKDGGASYVGWPECGEIDLLETPRAKPNEKAWFTLHSKNFNNQSPNGSTHKTLDLDDMNQWHIYWIELTEKEIRAGINGDCYFIHKYGDNGNIDWPWNTPEGWYFMMTPGFSFSQGSWMGSANPADWNPGNPPNMQIDWIRVYTNEKYKGEAPSKARYY, from the coding sequence ATGATTAGAATATTATTTACTATTATTAGTGTCTGCTTGTTGACACTCAACTATACCCCGCTTATAGCACAGACAAAACAAGTAAAACAACCCAAGGAAGACGAAACACTTATTTATTCCAACCCTTCCAAACCAATTAAATTGAAACCAGGTGATAAGCACCCGACACAGACAGGATGGTATTTCTTTACAGCCCATGAATTTAAAGACAAAGATGTAAATCCTAATGGTGTCCCTTACGGATTTGAAGACCAAATGAAATGGTTTAAGAATCATGCTGCAATAGACAATAGCAAGTGTATGAGAGTAAAAAAAGGTGTTCTCCATCTTCTTACTATCGAAGAGCCCGACTCAGTTGTCAATTTCTTCGGAAATACTGTGAAATACTCTACCTACTCCACACAAACGGTTGCCCCCATATCTCCACAATACTGGGGCGTTTTTACAGAAAATATGCGCTATGAGGTGCGTATGAAGTGTGGTCCCGAACTCGGGTTTAATCATGCCTTGTGGTTTATGCCGGAGAACTCCCGTTACGGAAAAGATGGCGGCGCGTCTTACGTTGGCTGGCCCGAATGCGGAGAGATAGATCTCCTGGAAACACCTCGGGCTAAGCCCAATGAGAAGGCGTGGTTTACGCTGCACTCCAAAAATTTCAATAATCAATCTCCTAATGGAAGTACTCATAAAACGCTTGATCTTGACGATATGAACCAATGGCATATATATTGGATTGAACTGACAGAAAAAGAGATACGTGCTGGTATTAATGGAGATTGCTATTTTATTCATAAATATGGGGACAACGGGAATATCGACTGGCCCTGGAATACCCCCGAAGGATGGTATTTTATGATGACTCCCGGATTCTCCTTTAGTCAGGGATCCTGGATGGGAAGCGCAAACCCGGCAGACTGGAATCCAGGTAATCCTCCAAATATGCAAATAGATTGGATCAGGGTTTATACAAACGAAAAATATAAAGGAGAAGCTCCTTCTAAAGCCAGATACTATTGA
- a CDS encoding RagB/SusD family nutrient uptake outer membrane protein, whose protein sequence is MNKNIKISVMFLFLFGLVTSSCNDYLDREPLSQITPNTFLKTDNDLAAYAVNLYTIFPVHGVWGSVGTFGNDRHTDNQTSADYSTRWVPGQWRVPETDSNNDSWKFEIIRSCNYFLETVLPRYEGKELTGNDVNLRQYIGEVYFIRAYDYFTRLKELGDFPIITTQLPDDMAALTEASVRAPRNEVARFILSDLDKAIEYMNNAPVGGKNRLTKNAALLMKSRVALFEASWLSYHKGTALVPGGPGWPGKKTGINIETEISFFLDECMKASKELADAIPLAENNGGYANNPYYIQFADKSLEKYPEILFWRAYEKDLGSGNDKLNHSASSYLRHGGNNGFTRQFVETFLCSDGKPIYASSLYQGDLSIESVRENRDNRLQIFMMTPGEKFTTKSDNLDKAPLLPNVVDLVEVRPVTGYVLRKGLSDEPYAGGGSWCVEGCPIFRVTEAYLNYIEASCIKNGGNSVDATADKYWKQLRTRAMLPADYAVTVAATDLSKESDWGKYSGKNLVSSLLYNIRRERRCELMEESFRMDDLKRWRALDNINGFMPEGFRLWGSHYKPLYEAEGKIDAKKVLIPAPAAKANVSSPDESEYIRPYRINLTASNYVKDGYKWCEAHYLSPINIEHFRITATNPDDPSTSVIYQNPGWPLTSNSGAIGY, encoded by the coding sequence ATGAATAAAAATATTAAAATCTCCGTGATGTTTCTGTTCCTTTTTGGGCTTGTAACATCCTCTTGCAATGATTATCTTGACAGAGAACCTCTGTCGCAGATCACCCCAAACACGTTCTTAAAGACAGATAACGATCTTGCCGCCTATGCTGTCAATCTGTATACAATTTTCCCGGTTCACGGTGTGTGGGGAAGTGTTGGGACATTTGGTAACGACAGGCATACCGACAATCAGACTTCCGCAGATTACAGCACGCGTTGGGTGCCGGGGCAATGGCGTGTACCTGAAACTGATTCTAACAATGATAGTTGGAAATTTGAAATAATTCGCTCGTGCAACTACTTCCTCGAAACAGTTCTTCCCCGTTATGAAGGAAAAGAACTGACAGGTAATGATGTAAACCTCAGACAATACATTGGAGAAGTGTATTTCATTCGTGCTTACGACTACTTTACCCGTTTGAAAGAATTGGGCGACTTCCCTATTATCACAACTCAATTACCTGACGATATGGCTGCTCTTACCGAGGCAAGCGTACGTGCTCCACGCAATGAAGTGGCACGGTTCATTCTTTCTGATCTTGATAAAGCTATTGAATATATGAATAATGCACCTGTTGGAGGTAAAAACAGACTGACAAAAAATGCTGCATTGTTGATGAAATCTCGTGTAGCACTGTTTGAAGCAAGCTGGTTAAGCTATCATAAAGGAACAGCTCTTGTTCCTGGTGGCCCGGGTTGGCCTGGCAAAAAAACAGGTATCAATATCGAAACCGAAATATCTTTCTTTCTCGATGAATGTATGAAAGCTTCCAAAGAACTAGCAGATGCTATTCCTTTGGCAGAAAACAACGGTGGATATGCCAATAACCCCTATTACATACAATTTGCTGACAAGAGCCTGGAAAAATATCCTGAAATACTTTTTTGGCGTGCTTATGAGAAAGATTTAGGTAGCGGTAATGACAAATTGAATCACAGTGCGTCTTCCTACCTCCGTCATGGCGGAAATAACGGATTCACTCGTCAATTTGTTGAAACATTCCTCTGCAGCGATGGCAAGCCAATTTATGCATCATCGCTTTATCAAGGTGATCTTTCAATCGAAAGTGTAAGAGAAAACCGCGATAATCGTTTGCAGATTTTCATGATGACACCCGGTGAAAAATTTACCACCAAAAGCGATAACCTTGACAAAGCGCCACTTCTTCCCAACGTAGTCGATTTGGTTGAAGTAAGGCCTGTAACCGGATATGTTCTCCGCAAAGGCCTTTCGGACGAACCCTATGCCGGAGGTGGTAGCTGGTGCGTTGAAGGCTGTCCTATCTTCAGAGTTACAGAGGCCTATCTTAACTATATTGAAGCTTCGTGCATTAAAAATGGTGGAAACAGCGTTGACGCTACTGCAGATAAATATTGGAAACAGCTGCGTACCCGTGCAATGCTACCTGCAGATTACGCTGTTACAGTTGCCGCTACCGATTTGAGTAAAGAGTCAGATTGGGGAAAATATTCAGGTAAGAACTTGGTATCTTCACTTCTTTACAATATCCGAAGAGAGCGTCGTTGCGAACTTATGGAAGAAAGCTTTCGTATGGACGATCTGAAACGATGGAGAGCTCTTGATAATATCAACGGTTTTATGCCCGAAGGATTCCGTCTTTGGGGCTCTCATTATAAACCTCTCTATGAAGCGGAAGGGAAAATAGATGCCAAAAAAGTGCTGATTCCTGCTCCGGCTGCTAAAGCTAACGTTTCTAGTCCTGATGAGAGCGAATATATCCGTCCATATCGCATCAACCTGACTGCGAGCAACTACGTGAAAGATGGTTACAAATGGTGTGAAGCTCATTATTTGAGTCCGATCAACATTGAGCATTTCCGAATTACAGCCACCAATCCCGATGATCCCTCTACTTCGGTAATCTATCAGAATCCCGGTTGGCCGCTTACTTCAAATTCAGGAGCTATTGGCTACTAA